One window of the Bubalus kerabau isolate K-KA32 ecotype Philippines breed swamp buffalo chromosome 9, PCC_UOA_SB_1v2, whole genome shotgun sequence genome contains the following:
- the KIAA0408 gene encoding uncharacterized protein KIAA0408 homolog isoform X1 yields MVGLILHSHFMQRSKIHCSKTSKAFHSKTTSCPPIARLTGGWTSVGFLPSAKRQVRRLQIKQLQASKKQLREGRDEQKYPFTNTHTVAMDLHKQWENTEANWHKEKMELLDQFDNERKEWESQWKIMQKKIEELCHEVKHRRKINMSERAKVIDLDCEKAVGDKMESSPDYPNSGQCKFTGIHPRDILGKKDKTEQSLLRERNQVCKEQKTMKKSKVGYMDSEARDNQKECGARPDLRTFEAENKSCSGALNTALEELAKVSEELCNFQEEIQKRSNHRRMKSDSFLQETPNVMNTPHGGHMINNSQCIPSTSLENEKWKNRKNLSCTNVFQNNSKKKDGIDTTDLKRSEAPPIPPPRSTSRNFPSSYSAQAHESWKECLDHSSWVAQEGQGEKNSHPHFLWKHDEMPLLGLNEGKTLKDGITFPSLAPEAKIDNKPSCNENAGLSMWSCNTGVCAKNSPSTLWFQKACSTPNKPKYEKVIPDHSAKPPPDLHISNDCSSLVSQSSGPLRSFSYGFEKTTGNEKLAKKTDEFNRIVFRTDRNCHAVQQSQSCSERSEDLQRCETLTACTGNVSVSESVSDVLKTSAPMPVPRENVPDNSTKKPTPGQFRQTREPISPHSYRNMLHEHDWRPSSLSDRPRSADPRSNYGVVEKLLKTYETSAGSALQNSRCFRANWTKCSSDVSGGATLGQHLEKLQIEQELEHKTAMHGAQQVKRGVDRKKVTEESMAVKSSPGKGFSRPARPANRRLPSRWASRSPSAPPALRRTAHNFPIPLRSEASMV; encoded by the exons ATGGTTGGACTGATTTTACATtcccatttcatgcaaagaagcaAGATTCACTGCTCCAAGACGTCAAAGGCTTTTCACTCTAAAACAACCAGCTGTCCTCCCATTGCTAGGTTGACCGGTGGTTGGACCTCTGTAGGATTTCTCCCCAGTGCAAAAAG GCAAGTGAGACGGCTTCAAATAAAACAGCTCCAAGCTTCCAAGAAACAGTTAAGAGAAGGCAGAGACGAACAGAAATACCCCTTCACTAACACTCACACGGTTGCCATGGACCTGCACAAGCAGTGGGAGAACACAGAGGCTAACTGGCACAAGGAAAAAATGGAATTACTGGACCAGTTTgacaatgaaagaaaggaatgggaAAGTCAGTGGAAGATAATGCAGAAGAAGATAGAAGAG CTCTGCCATGAAGTAAAGCATCGGAGGAAAATCAACATGAGTGAACGTGCTAAGGTCATTGATCTTGATTGTGAGAAGGCTGTTGGAGATAAAATGGAATCTTCTCCAGATTACCCCAATTCAGGACAATGTAAATTTACAGGGATACATCCCAGGGACATtctgggaaaaaaagataaaacagagcAGAGTTTACTCAGGGAAAGAAATCAAGTGTGCAAGgaacaaaaaacaatgaaaaaatcaaaagtaGGGTATATGGATTCTGAAGCCAGAGACAACCAAAAAGAATGTGGGGCCCGGCCTGACCTGAGGACTTTTGAGGCAGAGAACAAGAGCTGCTCTGGCGCCCTCAACACA GCTCTTGAAGAACTTGCCAAAGTTAGTGAAGAATTATGCAACTTTCAAGAGGAAATTCAAAAGCGGTCTAACCACAGAAG GATGAAGtcagattcttttctccaggAAACACCAAATGTAATGAATACTCCTCATGGAGGTCACATGATCAACAACAGCCAGTGCATTCCTTCAACCAGTTTAGAAAAtgagaaatggaaaaacagaaaaaatctgAGCTGTACCAATGTTTTCCAGAACAATTCCAAGAAAAAAGATGGAATTGATACAACTGATCTGAAAAGAAGTGAAGCTCCACCAATTCCTCCTCCAAGAAGCACATCTCGAAATTTTCCCAGCTCATATTCTGCACAAGCCCATGAAAGTTGGAAAGAATGTTTAGACCACAGCAGCTGGGTGGCCCAAGAGGGTCAAGGTGAAAAGAACAGCCACCCTCATTTTCTCTGGAAGCATGATGAGATGCCACTGCTGGGTCTAAATGAAGGGAAGACTCTGAAGGATGGTATCACGTTTCCTTCTTTGGCACCAGAAGCCAAAATAGATAACAAGCCTTCATGTAATGAAAATGCTGGACTTAGCATGTGGTCATGCAACACTGGGGTTTGTGCAAAAAATAGCCCCTCTACACTGTGGTTTCAGAAAGCCTGCTCTACTCCCAATAAGCCAAAATATGAAAAGGTAATTCCAGATCACTCTGCTAAACCTCCTCCTGATCTTCATATAAGCAATGACTGTAGCTCCTTAGTGTCACAGAGCAGCGGCCCACTAAGAAGTTTCAGTTATGGCTTTGAAAAGACTACTGGGAATGAAAAGCTGGCAAAAAAGACTGATGAATTTAACAGAATTGTATTTAGAACAGATAGAAATTGTcatgctgtacaacaaagtcaaAGCTGCTCAGAACGATCCGAAGATCTTCAGCGCTGTGAGACCTTGACTGCGTGCACAGGCAACGTCTCAGTCAGTGAGAGTGTTTCTGACGTTCTGAAAACCAGTGCCCCCATGCCTGTGCCCAGGGAAAATGTGCCTGATAATTCCACCAAAAAACCCACACCAGGCCAGTTCAGACAAACGCGGGAGCCCATAAGCCCTCACAGTTACCGGAATATGCTTCACGAGCATGACTGGAGACCAAGTAGTTTGTCTGATCGGCCAAGGTCTGCGGACCCCAGGTCAAATTATGGTGTGGTGGAAAAGCTGCTGAAAACCTATGAGACATCTGCGGGGTCTGCATTGCAGAATTCTCGATGCTTCCGGGCCAACTGGACCAAATGTAGTTCTGATGTCAGTGGTGGAGCCACATTAGGTCAACATTTAGAAAAGCTCCAAATAGAACAAGAGCTTGAGCACAAGACAGCAATGCATGGAGCACAGCAAGTGAAGCGAGGAGTAGATCGGAAAAAGGTAACTGAG GAATCCATGGCAGTGAAATCCTCACCTGGAAAAGGATTTTCCCGACCTGCCAGACCAGCAAATCGCCGTCTCCCATCCAGATGGGCATCTAGATCTCCTTCAGCACCCCCTGCCTTGCGGAGAACTGCCCACAACTTCCCCATTCCTCTGCGATCAGAAGCATCGATGGTCTAA
- the KIAA0408 gene encoding uncharacterized protein KIAA0408 homolog isoform X2 yields the protein MDLHKQWENTEANWHKEKMELLDQFDNERKEWESQWKIMQKKIEELCHEVKHRRKINMSERAKVIDLDCEKAVGDKMESSPDYPNSGQCKFTGIHPRDILGKKDKTEQSLLRERNQVCKEQKTMKKSKVGYMDSEARDNQKECGARPDLRTFEAENKSCSGALNTALEELAKVSEELCNFQEEIQKRSNHRRMKSDSFLQETPNVMNTPHGGHMINNSQCIPSTSLENEKWKNRKNLSCTNVFQNNSKKKDGIDTTDLKRSEAPPIPPPRSTSRNFPSSYSAQAHESWKECLDHSSWVAQEGQGEKNSHPHFLWKHDEMPLLGLNEGKTLKDGITFPSLAPEAKIDNKPSCNENAGLSMWSCNTGVCAKNSPSTLWFQKACSTPNKPKYEKVIPDHSAKPPPDLHISNDCSSLVSQSSGPLRSFSYGFEKTTGNEKLAKKTDEFNRIVFRTDRNCHAVQQSQSCSERSEDLQRCETLTACTGNVSVSESVSDVLKTSAPMPVPRENVPDNSTKKPTPGQFRQTREPISPHSYRNMLHEHDWRPSSLSDRPRSADPRSNYGVVEKLLKTYETSAGSALQNSRCFRANWTKCSSDVSGGATLGQHLEKLQIEQELEHKTAMHGAQQVKRGVDRKKVTEESMAVKSSPGKGFSRPARPANRRLPSRWASRSPSAPPALRRTAHNFPIPLRSEASMV from the exons ATGGACCTGCACAAGCAGTGGGAGAACACAGAGGCTAACTGGCACAAGGAAAAAATGGAATTACTGGACCAGTTTgacaatgaaagaaaggaatgggaAAGTCAGTGGAAGATAATGCAGAAGAAGATAGAAGAG CTCTGCCATGAAGTAAAGCATCGGAGGAAAATCAACATGAGTGAACGTGCTAAGGTCATTGATCTTGATTGTGAGAAGGCTGTTGGAGATAAAATGGAATCTTCTCCAGATTACCCCAATTCAGGACAATGTAAATTTACAGGGATACATCCCAGGGACATtctgggaaaaaaagataaaacagagcAGAGTTTACTCAGGGAAAGAAATCAAGTGTGCAAGgaacaaaaaacaatgaaaaaatcaaaagtaGGGTATATGGATTCTGAAGCCAGAGACAACCAAAAAGAATGTGGGGCCCGGCCTGACCTGAGGACTTTTGAGGCAGAGAACAAGAGCTGCTCTGGCGCCCTCAACACA GCTCTTGAAGAACTTGCCAAAGTTAGTGAAGAATTATGCAACTTTCAAGAGGAAATTCAAAAGCGGTCTAACCACAGAAG GATGAAGtcagattcttttctccaggAAACACCAAATGTAATGAATACTCCTCATGGAGGTCACATGATCAACAACAGCCAGTGCATTCCTTCAACCAGTTTAGAAAAtgagaaatggaaaaacagaaaaaatctgAGCTGTACCAATGTTTTCCAGAACAATTCCAAGAAAAAAGATGGAATTGATACAACTGATCTGAAAAGAAGTGAAGCTCCACCAATTCCTCCTCCAAGAAGCACATCTCGAAATTTTCCCAGCTCATATTCTGCACAAGCCCATGAAAGTTGGAAAGAATGTTTAGACCACAGCAGCTGGGTGGCCCAAGAGGGTCAAGGTGAAAAGAACAGCCACCCTCATTTTCTCTGGAAGCATGATGAGATGCCACTGCTGGGTCTAAATGAAGGGAAGACTCTGAAGGATGGTATCACGTTTCCTTCTTTGGCACCAGAAGCCAAAATAGATAACAAGCCTTCATGTAATGAAAATGCTGGACTTAGCATGTGGTCATGCAACACTGGGGTTTGTGCAAAAAATAGCCCCTCTACACTGTGGTTTCAGAAAGCCTGCTCTACTCCCAATAAGCCAAAATATGAAAAGGTAATTCCAGATCACTCTGCTAAACCTCCTCCTGATCTTCATATAAGCAATGACTGTAGCTCCTTAGTGTCACAGAGCAGCGGCCCACTAAGAAGTTTCAGTTATGGCTTTGAAAAGACTACTGGGAATGAAAAGCTGGCAAAAAAGACTGATGAATTTAACAGAATTGTATTTAGAACAGATAGAAATTGTcatgctgtacaacaaagtcaaAGCTGCTCAGAACGATCCGAAGATCTTCAGCGCTGTGAGACCTTGACTGCGTGCACAGGCAACGTCTCAGTCAGTGAGAGTGTTTCTGACGTTCTGAAAACCAGTGCCCCCATGCCTGTGCCCAGGGAAAATGTGCCTGATAATTCCACCAAAAAACCCACACCAGGCCAGTTCAGACAAACGCGGGAGCCCATAAGCCCTCACAGTTACCGGAATATGCTTCACGAGCATGACTGGAGACCAAGTAGTTTGTCTGATCGGCCAAGGTCTGCGGACCCCAGGTCAAATTATGGTGTGGTGGAAAAGCTGCTGAAAACCTATGAGACATCTGCGGGGTCTGCATTGCAGAATTCTCGATGCTTCCGGGCCAACTGGACCAAATGTAGTTCTGATGTCAGTGGTGGAGCCACATTAGGTCAACATTTAGAAAAGCTCCAAATAGAACAAGAGCTTGAGCACAAGACAGCAATGCATGGAGCACAGCAAGTGAAGCGAGGAGTAGATCGGAAAAAGGTAACTGAG GAATCCATGGCAGTGAAATCCTCACCTGGAAAAGGATTTTCCCGACCTGCCAGACCAGCAAATCGCCGTCTCCCATCCAGATGGGCATCTAGATCTCCTTCAGCACCCCCTGCCTTGCGGAGAACTGCCCACAACTTCCCCATTCCTCTGCGATCAGAAGCATCGATGGTCTAA
- the KIAA0408 gene encoding uncharacterized protein KIAA0408 homolog isoform X3: protein MSERAKVIDLDCEKAVGDKMESSPDYPNSGQCKFTGIHPRDILGKKDKTEQSLLRERNQVCKEQKTMKKSKVGYMDSEARDNQKECGARPDLRTFEAENKSCSGALNTALEELAKVSEELCNFQEEIQKRSNHRRMKSDSFLQETPNVMNTPHGGHMINNSQCIPSTSLENEKWKNRKNLSCTNVFQNNSKKKDGIDTTDLKRSEAPPIPPPRSTSRNFPSSYSAQAHESWKECLDHSSWVAQEGQGEKNSHPHFLWKHDEMPLLGLNEGKTLKDGITFPSLAPEAKIDNKPSCNENAGLSMWSCNTGVCAKNSPSTLWFQKACSTPNKPKYEKVIPDHSAKPPPDLHISNDCSSLVSQSSGPLRSFSYGFEKTTGNEKLAKKTDEFNRIVFRTDRNCHAVQQSQSCSERSEDLQRCETLTACTGNVSVSESVSDVLKTSAPMPVPRENVPDNSTKKPTPGQFRQTREPISPHSYRNMLHEHDWRPSSLSDRPRSADPRSNYGVVEKLLKTYETSAGSALQNSRCFRANWTKCSSDVSGGATLGQHLEKLQIEQELEHKTAMHGAQQVKRGVDRKKVTEESMAVKSSPGKGFSRPARPANRRLPSRWASRSPSAPPALRRTAHNFPIPLRSEASMV from the exons ATGAGTGAACGTGCTAAGGTCATTGATCTTGATTGTGAGAAGGCTGTTGGAGATAAAATGGAATCTTCTCCAGATTACCCCAATTCAGGACAATGTAAATTTACAGGGATACATCCCAGGGACATtctgggaaaaaaagataaaacagagcAGAGTTTACTCAGGGAAAGAAATCAAGTGTGCAAGgaacaaaaaacaatgaaaaaatcaaaagtaGGGTATATGGATTCTGAAGCCAGAGACAACCAAAAAGAATGTGGGGCCCGGCCTGACCTGAGGACTTTTGAGGCAGAGAACAAGAGCTGCTCTGGCGCCCTCAACACA GCTCTTGAAGAACTTGCCAAAGTTAGTGAAGAATTATGCAACTTTCAAGAGGAAATTCAAAAGCGGTCTAACCACAGAAG GATGAAGtcagattcttttctccaggAAACACCAAATGTAATGAATACTCCTCATGGAGGTCACATGATCAACAACAGCCAGTGCATTCCTTCAACCAGTTTAGAAAAtgagaaatggaaaaacagaaaaaatctgAGCTGTACCAATGTTTTCCAGAACAATTCCAAGAAAAAAGATGGAATTGATACAACTGATCTGAAAAGAAGTGAAGCTCCACCAATTCCTCCTCCAAGAAGCACATCTCGAAATTTTCCCAGCTCATATTCTGCACAAGCCCATGAAAGTTGGAAAGAATGTTTAGACCACAGCAGCTGGGTGGCCCAAGAGGGTCAAGGTGAAAAGAACAGCCACCCTCATTTTCTCTGGAAGCATGATGAGATGCCACTGCTGGGTCTAAATGAAGGGAAGACTCTGAAGGATGGTATCACGTTTCCTTCTTTGGCACCAGAAGCCAAAATAGATAACAAGCCTTCATGTAATGAAAATGCTGGACTTAGCATGTGGTCATGCAACACTGGGGTTTGTGCAAAAAATAGCCCCTCTACACTGTGGTTTCAGAAAGCCTGCTCTACTCCCAATAAGCCAAAATATGAAAAGGTAATTCCAGATCACTCTGCTAAACCTCCTCCTGATCTTCATATAAGCAATGACTGTAGCTCCTTAGTGTCACAGAGCAGCGGCCCACTAAGAAGTTTCAGTTATGGCTTTGAAAAGACTACTGGGAATGAAAAGCTGGCAAAAAAGACTGATGAATTTAACAGAATTGTATTTAGAACAGATAGAAATTGTcatgctgtacaacaaagtcaaAGCTGCTCAGAACGATCCGAAGATCTTCAGCGCTGTGAGACCTTGACTGCGTGCACAGGCAACGTCTCAGTCAGTGAGAGTGTTTCTGACGTTCTGAAAACCAGTGCCCCCATGCCTGTGCCCAGGGAAAATGTGCCTGATAATTCCACCAAAAAACCCACACCAGGCCAGTTCAGACAAACGCGGGAGCCCATAAGCCCTCACAGTTACCGGAATATGCTTCACGAGCATGACTGGAGACCAAGTAGTTTGTCTGATCGGCCAAGGTCTGCGGACCCCAGGTCAAATTATGGTGTGGTGGAAAAGCTGCTGAAAACCTATGAGACATCTGCGGGGTCTGCATTGCAGAATTCTCGATGCTTCCGGGCCAACTGGACCAAATGTAGTTCTGATGTCAGTGGTGGAGCCACATTAGGTCAACATTTAGAAAAGCTCCAAATAGAACAAGAGCTTGAGCACAAGACAGCAATGCATGGAGCACAGCAAGTGAAGCGAGGAGTAGATCGGAAAAAGGTAACTGAG GAATCCATGGCAGTGAAATCCTCACCTGGAAAAGGATTTTCCCGACCTGCCAGACCAGCAAATCGCCGTCTCCCATCCAGATGGGCATCTAGATCTCCTTCAGCACCCCCTGCCTTGCGGAGAACTGCCCACAACTTCCCCATTCCTCTGCGATCAGAAGCATCGATGGTCTAA